Sequence from the Castanea sativa cultivar Marrone di Chiusa Pesio chromosome 12, ASM4071231v1 genome:
GTAAAGTTGTGCAAATTGAGCAAAATTTAAACCCTGGATGATTCATATTTTTAAGAGGAAATAGAGTTTTACCTCCTGGAAACTTTTTGGTGTGTCTCCATCTTGAGGTGCAGAGAGAGGCCCTGAACCCTTTTTCACAAAGCAAAGTGACAACACCACGTCTAAGGCAGTGGATGCAACCATCGAAGCTTGGCTTTGAGCACTTGCAATAGTCCGACTCTTTGGCAAGCTCTATGATTCGGCTAAGCTCTTGTCTCAGCCTAGATGCTGTTAAACTATAGTTCTCCAAAATCTCCTGAAAAATATAACATAAGAACACAATCATTTTTAGCCTAAGGAATTTGATCGAAACTTGACAATCCATTTGttccataaaaattaaacaaattataatcacctccttttttttctattaatttttttattcattcttttttttttttttcttctgtttaaTCAATTTGTTTactgataaaaataataatcttgtTATGTGGCTGAAAATAATTGATGTTCTAAAGCTAAATTTTCCAGACATTTTTAACATAAATATATTTGGATTTAATAAtgatggagattttttttttgagggacaACAATGATGGTGATTAAAAAAAGATGTGGCGATGCAATAAGACAAGTGTTATGAACATAGCCAATTATtgtcacaaataataatatctCTATGTCGTGCCGAATTAACCACAAACAAATGAGTGTTGTCCAGACGCTTGAACctgatattttattttcactacCTTAATTctgaaataacaaaaatgacTATTCCAACTGTTACTTTCacgtaaaaaaacaaaaaattaaacctaAATATCACTTATAATTAATCAAACAGGAAATATCAATATCAACATCATAGTAtcattctttctcaaaaaaaaaaaaaaaatcatagtatCATACACACTTTTTTcgttttttggttttctttcaattaattaatgtcGGTGCTAGAGCCTTGAATCAGCAAGCTATAGCCacctttcagcaaaaaaaaaaaaaaaaaagcatgctGTAGCCATGTATTAATTACCACATAAACATCTCAGCTTTCAATTACTTCCTATTTTGTTTGCACCAATctaaagtttcaatttcatttttttaaatggaaataaCTCAACACTGCGTTTGTGCTTAAATATAAAAGATCGAGGACAATAAGCAGAAAactatcatattttttttcctatttttcatTCTAATTAGGCTATGCTACACAAACACAAGAACATAATttcagaaagaagaaaaaatcaccaatttttttaaaaaattttactttttcattatatcaaaatattatgaaacaccaaaaagaaacaataaaaggAAACTCCAACTTTTCTCTTATGCTTTTGTGAAAGAGAAGactatatatatgtaatatgaAAGATTGTGTTAATTTAATGATATGTACCTGGAGCAAAACCTCTTGTGTTTCCCAGTACAAGTTTCTCTCAACTGGGTCATCATGGGAGTCATTGCCATCGAATTCATATCCATCATGTTGGTCTTCCAAAGTGGGGTTTGAGTCGTTACCATCTTCGCCAAAAAACTCAGAAACTTTCTCCTCTAGGCCGTCCATGCCCTGAATATTTTCTCCAAAAGCCTTCCCTTGAAGAAGAATACGCATCTTCTTGTAAGCAAggaagaaaggagagagagggtgagagagagagaaggaaaaaaaaaatggtaggtGTGTGAAGAAAGTGCtcttgaaagaaaattgagCATGAGGTGAGGGAGTATATATAGGGTTTGCCACGtcagaaatgagaaaaatattgtgagtTCTAGACTTGGTAGTATGCTATTATTGGAGTCGTGAGGCTTTTGGAATATTGTGGAGAAGTGCAGAATTTtgtgcaatatatatatatatatatatatatgaaatggcctttaatttataataaattactaattgtttagttgagaaaaattgtaaagttaATTATTGTGAATTTTACCAGGTTAATTTACAACTTGATGCATGAACATGGTTGATGCTACGTCAAAAATATATACAAgtttgtgattttattttattttattgtattttgaaAGTTGATAATATATGATATGTACAGTTTGTAAGATttcatcttctcaaaaaaaaaaaacaaagtttgtaagatttcaataaataaaaaattgtaattattgtaatttcacttaggggtggcaaaatttgacacgacccgcgaacccgacacgacacgacacgaaattagcaggttatgggttgaagCTTAAcaggttcgtgtcatattcaggttgacacgactaacccgtttaataaatgggttgggttagtgttgaacacatagaacctgtttgacctgtctgacccgtttaattaaatgatattttaccaatatacccttcaaattctaggtatataaacttattagttgttgtgatttattttctttgacatattgtgattgattatttgggatattgggatatgctttaattttgaatgattatttgtgatgcagttactcgttagttctgaattttatattaaaaatatttatttgtttgttttttcattaatttttatttttcattttgataaaatctaataaacaggtcgacacgactgacccgtttaataaatgggtcgtgttaaggttgagaaatcttgacacgtttaataaacaggtcgggttagtgttaacctatgtagtcgaatactcatgacttgacacgacacgaacccgacacgcgaacacgaattgtcACCCCTAATTTCACTtgcttattttataataaagcCACCATTAGTTTTATACACTGTCATTGATAAAATCTCCATTAATTATGAGAAATTTTATCACTATCTTGTAATCCTCTTTGTGTTTTGAGGAAATTAAGGGGGGAAAAGTATTGAGCTTTATAAATTGCAAAAAGCCAATAATGACAAGAAGTAATTTATTTCAAGGTATTGAGGGAAGAATGAACCCGGTCTTTCTTCAGTTGCAAGTTTGACtagataagaaaaaatatattaatatagtAAATTCTTGTGTCAATGCTTATCtctcttaaaaagaagaagtgtaTTATCCAAAGCCCCGAAAGGAAAAACACTTAAAAGTGAAAGATAATTAGGTAAGCAGGTAATTAACGAGATAAAAATCCTATATCCTTGGTTTTCGTGTTCCACCTTAACACACACgtgtttgactttttttttttttctattttaaattttaatcattttataaaggaaattaaaatatgTGACAGACAGTAATTACTGTTGCATAAAATGAAACAGAAGACAAAATAGTAATCTATTCTTGATATTTAAGTTGttgtctcaaaaataaaaaataaaaagttgtcttaaaaaataatagaattacTTAAAAAGCAATTCAGCCCATATATGTCTATTATAATGTGGTGAATTTGAAAGTGAGACCTACCTCAAATATATCCTACTTTTGAATTACCTAATGTTTTTGCTGTGAATTATATGCTCTCATAGTCTCATTGATAAAATCTCCATTTTAGTTATGAGAAATTTATCATTATCTTGTAATCCTCTTGCAAAAAGCCAATAATGACAAGAAGTAATTTGTTTTCAAGGAATTGAGGGATGAGTGAACATGGGCATTTCTTCGGTTGCAAGTTTgactagaaaaggaaaaaaaaatgttaatattgTAAATTCTTGTTGTCATGTATAGCTTATTCCTCTTAATAATAAGAAGTGTATTATCCAAAACctagaatatatataaaaataaataaataaataaataaaaactctggAAGTGAAAGATAATAAGGTAAGCAGAGCAGGTAAAGATAAGGCTTTATGTTCCACGACATATCAGGggtgttttgattttatttattttttctattttaattattttattaaaaaaaaaagatgtatgACATACTATAATTTGTGTAGCATAAAATGAAActatgaaatcttttttttaataagaaaaaactaTGAAATCTTATCCAGGTAAAGATGATATTGTAGcctattcttttttaaatttaataaaacgaCAGAATTAGTCTCTATTCTTGAAATTTAAgatgtcttaaaaaaaataaaagaattacttaaaaaaatattctgcCCATATATAGGTTTATTATAATGTGGTGAATTTGAAAGTGGGACCTactcttcttctcaaaaaaaaaaaaaaaaaaaaggtgagacCTACCTGCCCTTATATAGGTTTATTATAATGTGGTGAATTTGAAAGTGGGACCTactcttcttctcaaaaaaaaaaaaaaaaaaagggtgataCCTACCTCAAATCTTTCCTACATTTGAATTACCTAGAATGTATGCTGTAAATTATACTCCACCATGGCCCCCTCATTAAAATGACAACACAAGCAGGCTCCCTTTATTTAATCAGGAAGATAGATAGCACTAAGTCAGTAAATGGAGCTAAAAGGATGTCCTTactgaaaaaagaagaaaaagaaaaaaagaggaaaaaaaaagaaaagaaaagggtgaTGCCTTTATTTCAGTCTGGCTGTTTACATGCccaacttatttatttttatttattcaaaaaaaaatttattttaattttttataatattttttgcaaGGGTTTTAACCTATAGCGTCCGCTCTTAATCATAATTCTTTCCCATTAGACCAAAATATCAATTCGATTTCTTGTGTAGGTAAGAATTGAATTTCATATCTCTATTCAATCATCAAAACCAGTTAaattaactagaacccacttatttttttaatatttgattactTATTCTCTTGAAGCTAATTATTTAACTAACCTTGCTTTTAATTATTTGACCAATCACCATCAAACCTTATTGGCCAAAtattatatcttaaaaaaagTGCCCTTCCTTTAAGAATCCTCTTCATTGCAAATATTGTCCGTTTCATTTATTTCATAGTCCAAAGTAGATTTTTGGACATAGCCAATAGTCTATAcactattaaatttattaaataaaatttgaaatatcaaATGGACGAAATGGATAAAAAACTGTTAAGTTTTTGGTATAtgtattatatttctttttcttcttctttaactGGATACTTTAGGTTTGTTTAATTAAaaggcaaaaattaaaaaggggAAAGATTACCTTTTACTGTTTATGCTTACTGTACTtcattatttcaattaaaatgcatatataaaaaaatatattaaaaaaatcgaaatgaattattttacatgtgaattttaattagcttaatatctaaaatctattaatgtcaaataaaagataaaaaatatacttgtaTCACATCCCATTTATATTGATGTGGCTGGGATACAATGAACGATTCAAAAAGATAGCcttgtaagagcatccacaatgGGCTTGTAATATGCCAAAT
This genomic interval carries:
- the LOC142618783 gene encoding uncharacterized protein LOC142618783; amino-acid sequence: MRILLQGKAFGENIQGMDGLEEKVSEFFGEDGNDSNPTLEDQHDGYEFDGNDSHDDPVERNLYWETQEVLLQEILENYSLTASRLRQELSRIIELAKESDYCKCSKPSFDGCIHCLRRGVVTLLCEKGFRASLCTSRWRHTKKFPGGSHEYIEVIASTASRKKQISFLIELEFRDQFKIAKACDEYHKLSSQLPEYYIGKPDYLNAIVRVVCDAAKKSMKEKKIHMGPWRKRSFMQMKWSGSSDRSSSPDDESINKLSTLSSRQASESRLHVNASPAVVVT